Below is a window of Ananas comosus cultivar F153 linkage group 9, ASM154086v1, whole genome shotgun sequence DNA.
AATAATTTGTGTGTGAGTTACTTTGTATGTAATAAAGaaagttttattattaatttggtaCGTCAATACTCAGGGTAACGTTTGGTTCGGTTTTATTATTAGTTGGTACGTCAATACTCagggtagcgtttggttcgagtataagcaaaaactagctattacagggatatgtacaagtatggggataagaaaaatagcgttttgatgaaaattgggttgttcccgggccggggataagaaaaatagcgtttgggtagataatataaaataagaaaaatagttggtagttttatataaaaaatgaaggtgttggtgggaatagttATATTGGATTATTATAGATAACCGataactactattctcgggcaaaaaattagcgtttgggtataaaggggataAAGGgttatccctatccctattcccTATCCAAATGGTGCCGTAACAGGTCTTATTGGAGATTTTAATTAAGGGATTATATGCATACTGTTAACAAAATTGGCATCTATATTATACACTATGTATTGAAAAATTTGGTCACTTGTTGTACAAAAGTATATGCTACGGTTGTTATGTGATTACTTGTTGTACCATATGTTGTATAATATGTTTAGTTTTACGTAAAAACGTAATGTATTTATCTGAActattcaaacttttaaatttttgatttgttgtCCAATTTGttaatttgtatttgattttagaatttaagttaattatttatttttaaaaaatttgcatatctatttcatcttcttctctacATTAAAGCAGGGTTTGGGGGACCAAAGGGTGACATGTGTCTTCCCAAACCCCCTTttactccctctccctctctctctctctctctctctatatatatatatatatatatttcttcttctctctacattaaaggagggttcaGGGGGACCAAATGGTGACACGTGTCTCCCCAAATCCCtctttactctctctccctgtgtgtgagtatatatatatatatatagtatagagagagagagagaagagagagagagagagagagagcgagagagagagagagagagagagagagagggagtagaAGCCAGTTGCGGAGTAGAATAACTATCGATAGCAAGACGGGCTCTGTTGCCATCTattgtttcgatgatggagctctCCAATCGATGATCAGGCCCCTGTTGACATGATCTATACACtcaaagtgtttagaaatcaaattcaaatctttcGAACATTATTTGTTTAATGACAAAGcggtattcaaaattttatattttaatgatcgatatgaggCGATTTTCTcgttaacggcgtaaagatatttaaatcaattgaatttttgttagaaaattttttaaagactATTTTAAACAAGAGTCTATACTCTTGACTTGATTTACAAaatcctatcatcatttttaagaatattatttttagccgttcatttttgtgtccactcgatggcataagagaacaatattgaaaatgtatgaattttgattttaaacattttaagtgatatagatcatatcAACTATGGGCGATCGTACGATTTGTGAGGCTTCCATCCACGAAAACAAATGTGGTGGCAATGGAACCCAAGTTGCTAATTGATGTTATTCTAgctcaaactctatatatatatttatagatcaTATATATTATGACGAAATtttatagatcatatttattttcgatggtAAGAGATCACATTTAAGTTGATTATACAGAttcatttatattttagccgttcatttttggtCCACTCGATGGATGAAGAGACATATTGAAATGTatgaatttatttactaaaattttaagtgatatagatcataatTTCAGACGATGCGCGGATTGGGGCTCCATcacgaaaacaaatgggtgcaaTGGAACCGTTTGCTATTGTAGTATTCTAGCCtcaactctaatatatatatatatatagatcatcATATATTATCATATGAGTCATTTTATATAGATCATATCTATTTTCGATGGATAAGAGATCACATTTTAAGTGTATATAgatcatattatattttagccGTCTCATTTTGTGTCACCTCGAtcggataaaaaaaagaaacaatatttgaaaaatgtatgaaatgaTTTCTAACCATTTtaaagtgatatagatcattcACGATGCCGAGGCGATTTGGAGCAAGCTCCATCCATCGATAAACAAAATGGGGCAATGGAAACGTTTCACTATGATGATAGTTTTCTAGCATCAACtgctatagtatatatatatagattcatatatatattatagatcatattttataagatCATCATTATTTCTCGATGGAATAACGAGGTATCTAAATTTAGATGAATAGatgcatattattattttagccCGTTCATTTTGTCGTCCACTCgaatggataagagaacaatatgaaaatgtatgaaatttgtcTTTCTAACATTTTAAGTGATATAAGATCAATATATCAAAGATGCCGATCGTCCGAATTTTGGAGGCTCCagtcatcgaaaacaaatggttgGAATGGAACCCGTTGCTATtgtagtattctagctcaatctatatatagtatatatatatataattctatatcaaaatttaaaattttgatactttcaaattttaaaatttaaattatttattttcaaattttaaacttcaaattttaaatctctaaactctatgaaattaattaattaattttattaataatatatataataaattgcaTAATAAAATCTATCCTGATAGATGtaatttaaatcacgtaaaatatcgctgtataaaaaaaaaatacaatatttaaattttaggagtTAATATAGTGTAtttctgtgtatatataattaatattattaaataatttcttttacaactttattttttttctatttattgattgttttttttaaattattttgatagatttatctcaaatgattttcatataaatatttataaaataaattgttatataaatttactttacgcatatatcaattttaataacttgtatttaaataaattttatcgattaaattatttttatataacttttagttaattaataattaaacttataaaactatataaaaatattaaaaaaataaaatttattataaaaatatttttatatccgcgCGTGTACTTCACTAGTTAAGTCATAAAGTTTTTGTCTAATGCGCACACCATCAGGACACGTGTCAACTAACATCCACAGAAACGCAGCTCCGCCTCCGCCACACGAGAAGCACTACACAGTACACACTTCCTATCAACTACATGCGGACACACGTGTGCGTATACATGCGTATTGATCTCGTTCCACGCGTCCGCATAAACATAAAGCATGGCCGCATACTCCGACTCCGAGCGCCTCGCCGAGCTCCGCGCCTTCGACGCGACCAAAGCCGGCGTCAAGGGCCTTGTCGACGCCGGCTTTACCTCCATCCCCCGCTTCTTCGTCCACCCGGACCTCGACCTCGAGCGAACCCCCGGCGCGAATTTCCGAGTCCCCGTCGTCGACCTCGGCGGCGTCGCCGCCGACCCCGCGCGGcgcgcggcggccgcggcggaggcggggcGCGCGGCGGAGGAGCTGGGGCTGTTCCACGTGGTGAACCACGGGGTGCCCCAGCAGGTGCTCGACGAAATGCTCCAGAGAGTGAGGGGGTTCCACGAGGACGGGGTGGAGGTGAAGGGTGAGTACTACACCCGGGACCAGAGCAGGAAGGTGGTGTACAATAGCAATTTCGACTTGTACCAGGCGCCGGCGGCCAATTGGCGGGACACGCTTTTCTGCTCGATGGCGCCGGAACCGCCGCGGCCCGAGGAGTTGCCGCTCGCCTGCAGGTAACGCAGTTCGTGCCCCGCCCGAAAGATCGAACTAATAGAAAACGGTGCAGAAATAGTGCCATACTTGTCCTTCTTTGAAAGAGAAAAGATAACAAGTTACCTGTTTCatctatttttaagaaatatgaagcaattagaTTTCAAACCACGATCCTATTACTCATTGAGTTGCAATCTTTTCTCAATTTGAACTTTGGATGGTTGGATTGCATGTATAAGATGGAAATTGATGGTGGGTTGAAATAATAATTGGTGTTTGGATGCATCAGAACTCAGTTTTCCTGTGAGCATTCCCAAAAGTTAGTTTGTCCAACTTAGAAGTTCAAGATTAGGACCAAAGTAAAATGTAGATAACAAATTCAGagactattaaataaaatttaaatagaagtTCGGAGACTATGGGTGCGATTTATCCTTCTAAAAAGTAAGACTTGTCAggagagaaagatagtaaacTACTTACTTCATTTAATTTTCTAGAAATGAATtgagctagaaatgtgaagccATTGGACTTCAAACTTAGGTTCTCAAGTACCAATCTTCAAACCCTTAGCTAACTGTGTTGGGTACGATCGGTTTGGCAGGAAAATATTCAAATGTAAGAGATTCTTCTATGCCACAAACAGATCGTAGCCCTTAGTTTTAGCCCATTCAGTGGCCCTAAAATCCGGCCATATATGCAGTACAACCATATCCGAAGAAGGTGGCCTAACACTGATCGCTTTTAACGTATGTGACAAAATGCTTGATAATTGATAATTTGGTATTTAAGGTTGTAGGTTTAATGACTAGttacttcacattttcagctaagttctctctcgctctcgaagaaaaaaagaacaaagtgGCCCATCaatatccaaaaatacatgtacAACAATCACCTACTTCTCACCGGTTGTACAAAAGTAGGGGTAAAGATGTTTGCGATAGTATTGATCTCTTTAATATATAGTATTGACACCTCTTCAACTTTTGATCTTTTGCCGATTAAGTGAGTTTATcaactagattaggattttatcaaattcataagtGATTTCATGAAATTTAATGGTTTTGATCACTTTTTACCAAATTAAATAGCTAACAGAGAACTTTTAACTCAAGTCAAAGAAATTGTTTTTaccaaaatattttgattatgcGAGGTTGGTGACATGTACTTATGTTAATAAATATGTTGGAATCTATGCAGGGACATAACCTTCAAATACACAAGCTACATGCAGAAGTTGGGAACCATCCTGTTAGAGCTGCTCTCTGAGGCACTTGGATTGAACCCTAATCACCTAATAGAAATGGAGTGCGCCAATGGAGTCAGTGTTTTGATGCACTATTACCCTGCTTGTCCTGAACCTCACCTCACACTCGGCACGAGTAAACATTCTGATTCCAGTTTCATTACCATTCTTCTGCAAGATAGTCTCGGCGGTTTACAAGTCCTCCATCAGAATCAGTGGCTCAACATCCCTCCAGTGCCCGGATCGCTTGTCGTTAATGTCGGCGACCTTTTACAGGTAAATAAATGTGCACGCGCGTCTACATATTGGTCTGCATTGATATTTTTACAAGCCTCTATCTTTTATGTGGGGAATTTGTATGTTAATTTAGGTGACGATAACAATTCGTCAAGAGTGAAATATAAAGGTGCATTAGTATATTCACATTTAGTACTCCCCCTCGTATAGTCGTATTTTAGCTGTAGAACtttaaatggctgaaaatatcGAAAGTGGCTAGAAGTTTTAGCTCTTTTGCacttgaatttgaatataatggagaagtttttttttgtcttccTGAAACTCTGAACCTCATATTCTGATATGTTTATATTCAAATTCCAGTAGCAAGATTACAGTTGTACAAATCTTGCCCTCTCCACAATTGAGTTGATGGCATGTAAAAGCTATAATCAGCCTCTATTCTAAACCGATTAGAATATTTAGTCTTTTTCCTAGTACTTAAACATATATTATTAGATCATATATTAGTAGATGAGACATAGCTCTGATTTATCCTTTATTATTTCAATTTCTTATCATATTGCAAATCAgtgtatatatattcttattttggTTTCCTCACTAGCACAAATCTTCGTTGAACCTGCAGTTGATCTCCAATGACAAGTTCAAGAGTGTTGAGCACAGGGTGCTTGCAAAGAGCTCTGGCCCCAGAATTTCTGTGGCATGCTTCTTAAGCACATATCGCGCCACATCTACAAGGCTCTACGGCCCTCTCAGGGAGTTAACTTCGCATAATAATCCACTGCGTTATAAGGAAGTTACTATGAAGGACTTCCTCACGCACTACAATCGCAAAGGCCTGGATGGGCGGTCGGCGTTAGACCACTTCAGATTGTGATTCAGGGTTGAAAGTTGAGTTACAAGGTAACGTGGTGATACTTTACGAAAAATGTGAATTCCATGACATTAAcataattatctttttatcgCTCGTTCGGTTTAAACCAAATTGTGACACAACTAGTGGAGAAAAGCATGGATTAGCCTCTTTTAATGAAAagaagggcttggtggttggcaccgaggttctaagttcgaattctagttgattcacatttccagctaagtttatttctaaatgaaataaacaaagcgggtagcgtgatatctatttctctcaaaaaaaaaaaaaaaaaaacttcttttaATGAAAAGGGATCAATAAACAGTAACTCCCTTTATTATAGTAAGatgcactttttctttttttttttgttcctttgaGAATTTGCAAGGCTAacttgtatttttctttttttcagtgCACAGTTCAAAAGATTGCTGAGCACAAGGTCGTCTTGGATAGTTTTATTAAATGAATTATTAGCATACTGAAACAAAATTGGCATTTATGTTATACACTATTTGTTCGAAAATATGGTCGCTTGTTGTACAAAAATACCCGTGACAGTTATTTTGATCACCTTTTGTACCATATATTGTACAATACGAAGCTTATTTAAACTGTGCGTCATTTTGaatcaaattattcaattttttaaaaatttgatttgatattaaattttttaatttctttgtgTTCTAAATTTATAGCCGCAAAAATTGCGCgcctataaaaataaatgacgtatttaaattttaaagtcaaaatactgtTCAATTCAAATTAGACAAATTGAAAGGTCggatagtaaaatttttttgtttaaaaaaattagatactCAATTCAAAATAACTAATAGTTCAAATAATTTTGTATGTTTTGATATTTGAGTTATTCTAATTAACTAAAAAGAAAACTTGTTACGCCTAATAataattctattaaatttaataatcctATCTAAATATTGATAGTTGccatgaatttctttttttccctggctcaaaaaagaattttttttttttcacaatttaaacttaaaatttaaatttaatattcttaTGGTCAtcagcacaaaaaaaaaaaaaaaaaaccatgaatCAAATGATCCAACGGCTGAAACTAGTCTTCAACTTGTCACGATCATCACTCCACAAAGtccataaatttcaaaaatttcaaattagaaattaaataaaaaaaaaaacaaaaagtaccTTTCAACAAGTTGGTCCCCAAAAGTGAGAATTAACCGCACGCATGAAAAATATATACGGCGAACAGACGTACGTTCCGAGATGCGTTTATGGGGATGACCAACGGTGGACAAAGACGGTCTCATATGAATATTATGCGGAGCTCGTATAGGAGTTGCCCCGCGAGTAGACCTTTCTCATTAGCGTCCACGACCCGTATAGCCCGTAGGCAGAGAGGCGGTGGTGTTTCGGAAATTCCTGCGAAGATCCAGGGCAGTTTCCTTCGTAGACCAGTCGGGGGCGTCCTGTTGCCAAGGAATATTGCCTAGACCCGGTTCACCGTACTAGTTTAGGCAAAAATGTTTTTATAAAAACTAACCTCAACTATCACctgtttttttatttcactatttagcccttattaaaaattttaattttactatttaatttttaaaaattttaaatatgtcgtTTATATTTACGAATTTAGTTAGTGTATtttatagagttcggctactatactatcgatagtatcaagctcTTGATACTGTTGAgtttttttatcgttagatttaTCATTCAATAAGTTTcacctattagattatactattcaaccaaccacctactcaactctaggggattGCTATTATCTTAACTGaatatcctttcatccaacgactGAAAACTCAATAATAGCAagcgtttggtactatcgataatatagtaacataattcatattttacatttaattataaattttattaaaataaataattaatttaaattttgtattcaaaGGCATTACTGAGttattaaatcaaataaattgaaagagtAGAAAGCCGAATCGAAATAGTTTATAGTtcagatatattttttacatttttatttttatttttatcatagatttcaaaatcaaatattatatgtcacataataataataaaaagaactaCCACACAAAAAAGAGATGCTTCTTAATGCATTGTATTTTTTATGATCAGATATTATCGCTGATATATGTCAATGaaacatattttataattattttattctctagttattattattaaatagtaatatgttattgagaactataattttcatttaacttttttttttttgtaaactgcgttcaaatttgaaaaagaaatactTGCAGTCTTCTATttgataattttcttttaataataattttatttaaaaataataatatttaataaaaaaattatcttatataaaagtacagcaataattttttttctgtgacATTATTTAACAAAATAGTGTAATTGGTATGGTACAACTTTTCATGAGGTCCGTCCTATACTATTTATTTAGTCCGGTCTACGGTAGACCGGGTGCACGCAACAGTTTTAATTTTCCGCTGTCGCGTGCCTTAAAGGCGAAGGGTCGGGGAGGGGAACGATGCGAAATTCCGAGGCAcgaacccttctctctctctctctctctctctctctctctcctccccccaAAACCCTTCTCCGAGATTCGGAACCGTGCGCGGAGCGAGAGAGATCTCGCTCTCTCGATCTCCTCTATCTCTTCGATTCCATTGGAGATGGGGTTCGTGTCCTTCGCGGGGAGAGTCCTCTTCGCGTCCGTGTTCCTCCTCTCCGCCTACCAGGAGTAAGCCCcgccttttcttctccttcttcttcttggtgaTCTCTGTCGCTTGAATTGTTTCTGTTTCTGGATCTGTTTTTTAAATGGGAGGATTTTGGTTTCgagagctagggttttggaaatcCGGGAGTTTTGTTGCGTTGTATGGtgagatctagggtttcttttgTGATAAAGTTAGGGTTTTTGGCTTCTTTGATGCCTCTCTGTTGTTTGTGCTgtgaaaggttggatttttagTGTGTTTCTGACATTACCTTCTATACGACGTTTGCATGAGTTTGTTTTGTTGTCGGATCTCGGGTATGGTTGGATTGGGTCGTAGTTTTGGTTGGATCTGGTGGCTCCATTCTTTCTTTCGATCTGTTGTTGAAATGCGAGGATGCTACTTGGGAGAGTCATGGAATCGGAAATCCGACAATTTTTACTGTGTTGTGGTCTAAGAATTTTGGGTTTCTATTGTGAGGAAGTTAGGGTTTATGGCTTCTTCGATACTTTTCTCTTATTTGCGCCGTGCAATGTTGGATCTTTTTGTGTGTCTGACCTTACTTATTTTTGCGGAACTATTGACGATTTTGTTCTGTTGTTTGGGGTGCAGTTATGTCATATTGGGTCGTATTTTTGCTTAGATCTGGTAGGTCCGTGCTTTTTAGAATCTTTCCTTGTTTGCTACAGTTGTTTTCTTTATcttgttttggattttaattatttttgtactACATTGGAGATCCTGAAAATACCTTTTGGCTTCAACATTTTGttgggtttttcttttctttcaattagTGGACCATAATTTTCTGTACATTTATTGGTCCTTTCAGGACATTAGCTTCTCTATTGTTTTTCTAGGATTTTATTTTGTCATCGTAATATTTTAGATACTAAAATAGTGGAAAATGATATAAAGTTCATTCTGAGAATATGGCAAAAGTAATGAGCTCCCATAGATGGCTACTGAGAAGAATGAAGCCTTTGCTATTAATGAAAGGGAAAAGGAAATGATACCACAGAAGTCAAGGAAGAATGGTGGTGGATAATGCACATATAAAGTGTTATTTTTTCGGCCATCGGtcttttcatttttcctttAATAGTTAACTTTTTCATCTTTGGATGAGAATTAGTATGTATTTTGTTGCAGAATTGGCCTcctataattaatattttactatgGGTTTTGTTGCAATAATTTGCTATCAGCATAACCTTCAGGTACTTCGTggtggttttcttttttccttttttttttctcatccaTGAGTGtatcaaaatttgttttgaATTCCTTGCCTTGTTTTGACTACTATAAGTGGAAAATGGCATGTCCTGTAAACATACTTGTAAGGGAAGTGTAGTTTTTACCTTGGAGATGTTTGTGTTTATATCTACAAATTGTAGAGTTTGGTTGGTATAGAGGTTTTATCGGTAGGTGCTCCAGTCTTTTTGCAAGATTTGCAGTGATAAATAATCCAAATGAATGCCAGGCAAAATATAGTGGTCATCCTAAATTGAGGGTTGAAACTTGCGAAAGAATAGTTTTGGAGTAGAAAAGCCTTCTCTagataacaagtcaatcacacaACGGTGTGTCAAGCTCGTTGGATGAGATTCAGGGCAGTTCAGAAATTTAAGCAAAGAAATTGccaaagaaaaagaattgtTGATTAGTTTTGCTGCTATGTGGCAAAGTACTATTGAACTATGGCCTATCTCACGTGGTGTGGGCGTTACAGAGAAACTTTTCTAGTTTTGGATAAGCACTCTGCTATACTTTCTCCTTGCAAAATAGGTCGGTAGATTAGTATTCGATAAATCAGTTGGTTTGATCAAACAAAGGCTAATTGGGTGGTGCTTGACTAAAAAATGTAGGCATATACATTTACAAATTTTACTATTTGAGTTCCAATgcacgaaattttttttagggtagGTTACGATATATGGATAAGGAAGATTTTGCTGAGGTATTCTTTGTAGTGCTTGCATCACGTGGAATAGGTCACCAGTCAATTTCACAAAGGCATTTCAAATTGGTCAAGTCAAACATGGGCACTATACTATAGTAAGCTCCGGTATAGGAAGGCGGAAGTATAATATAGTGTTTTTGGGTTTCTTTTGATATGAGAAATGTTTAATAGGATTTTTATCAATGATGTTGCAGAAGCCTTCCATGACTTTCGTTTTGTGGATGTTATGGAGCCTTGTGGATGGAAGAAAAGGTTTTAAAAGTTCATTTTTGTCAGCTCCGAAAATTTGAGAAGGATCGAAAATAGACTCTTTAAGACCTAAAGAATAGTATTTATCCTTGACAATTTGAAGCTATAAAAGATTCAATATAGCCTCACCTCTGTTATGTTAATCATGTTGATGTCAAAGAAGGCAActcaatcttaaattgaaaaggTTTAAAGTGGATTTCGTACTAAAACTTGAGTTCTAAAGGATCTCTCTGTCGACTAATATTACTGATAGGTAAACTTCTTTTTGGGGACCCAGTGATCAATCTAGAGGATCCCAGACTGAATTGTTACCTTTCTCCTCTATTATATTTGACTCTTGACTAAGAATCATTGTGATGTGTTTCAACATGATTCGGAGACCTTCTCAACATTCAAGATCTAGCTTAGAATATTGTATGTAGGCCTACTTGCTAATTAAAGTTAAGACTAGGGTCCATCAAGTTTGCTTTGAATATGTTTGAACTGAAAGAGAACCAGGGTCGAGTCTAAATTTTGGATCATACTAGGTCCTATTTGATTCGAATTAATTTAACTAAATCAACGTTTTAAACTTTAGTTATATTGAAGCTTTAGCTTTCTATTTCTTAGACATTTTTGATGAATTATGATGTCCTATGAGCTTCTTTATTCCTAATTTCCTATTGCTGTCAACAATCAGTGGTCAATTCGGTGTTATTACTTCTATCCACTTACAATTCATGGACTCTACACACCTTTCACATCGGAAGTTACATACCTGACTCGTAGCTAACGTTTACTAGTGACTATTGTCGAGCTCTCTTAGGTTGTAAGAAGATAGTCCTTGATCCTTGTTTCATCAGATTGGAAAGTATGATCGCATATGCCATTTGGAGATGAATAAGCATTTACCTTTGTGATGTTggtatatttatttcttatagcTAGGTATTGGACATTTAATAGTCCCATACTAAAATAACATTGTacattctctctttttctttttcttcctccgCAGGTTCAGCGAATTTGGGGTTGATGGTGGGCCCGCAGCTAAGGCTCTTAGGCCAAAATTCAATCTCTTTGTTAAGCATGTGTCTTCCCATCTTGGGGTAGCAGTGCCCCGCATTGAAGTGAGGACTCTGTTCTTTCTGATTTCATTTTAACCGTCCTGTTGTATCACTGAACTAACCATTGTGCTAGGACAATGACtcggattttttaattttatgtttttagaTGAAACATGTTATTGCGACCACAATGGCTCTGAAAGGACTTGGAGGTCTCCTATTTATATTTAGCAGCTCCTTTGGTGCTTATCTCTTGGTTAGTGTTTTCTGTTTGACAAACTAAGTAGCTGTTTggcatttattattttttcttttatgttttgttaGTTTATTTGATATCAAATGCACGTTGAGATGCTCAT
It encodes the following:
- the LOC109715252 gene encoding 1-aminocyclopropane-1-carboxylate oxidase homolog 1-like, with the translated sequence MAAYSDSERLAELRAFDATKAGVKGLVDAGFTSIPRFFVHPDLDLERTPGANFRVPVVDLGGVAADPARRAAAAAEAGRAAEELGLFHVVNHGVPQQVLDEMLQRVRGFHEDGVEVKGEYYTRDQSRKVVYNSNFDLYQAPAANWRDTLFCSMAPEPPRPEELPLACRDITFKYTSYMQKLGTILLELLSEALGLNPNHLIEMECANGVSVLMHYYPACPEPHLTLGTSKHSDSSFITILLQDSLGGLQVLHQNQWLNIPPVPGSLVVNVGDLLQLISNDKFKSVEHRVLAKSSGPRISVACFLSTYRATSTRLYGPLRELTSHNNPLRYKEVTMKDFLTHYNRKGLDGRSALDHFRL
- the LOC109715826 gene encoding uncharacterized protein LOC109715826 produces the protein MGFVSFAGRVLFASVFLLSAYQEFSEFGVDGGPAAKALRPKFNLFVKHVSSHLGVAVPRIEMKHVIATTMALKGLGGLLFIFSSSFGAYLLVLYLAFITPIVYDFYNYDIERPEFVQLFIKFTQNLALFGALLFFLGMKNSIPKRQPKKKSAKSKTN